Genomic segment of Truepera radiovictrix DSM 17093:
CACGGCGTCAGCGATGCAGAAACAGCCGCACGCACTGCCTTTTATCACGACCTACACCGCTCTTACAAAAAGCAGCCCTTTATGCTCATGGAATCCACGCCGTCGGTGACGAACTGGCAGGGGATAAGCCGCCCCAAGCGGCCAGGGTTGCACCGACTCGCCTCGCTGCAAGCGGTGGCACACGGCTCGAACAGCGTGCAATATTTTCAGTGGCGACAGAGCCGTGGCGGTGAGGAACAGTTCCACGGGGCAGTTGTCACGCATCAGAACACTGCAGACACTCGCGTTTTCCGTGAGGTGGCTGCGCTCGGAAGCACACTCCAGAGGCTTACAGACGTGCTCGAGACAAACGTCGAGGCACAGGTAGCCGTCATCTATGATTTCCAGAACGAGTGGGCACTAAGGTGGTCTCAACTCCCCCAAAACGAAGCCAAGGATTACCAGGCCTGCTGTCTAGAGCACTACGGGGCGCTGTGGCGGCAGGGAGTAGCGACCGATATCCTCTGCGCCGACGGCGAGCTGTTACGCTACCGGCTCGTCGTAGCGCCCATGCTCTATATGCTGCGCGAGGGGGTCGCAGAGCGGCTTGAGGCCTTTGTACAGGGGGGTGGCACACTAGTCATGACCCACACCACAGGGCTCGTGGATGCAGGTAATCTTGCCTTTCTTGGTGGCTTCCCAAAACCACTACGCCGGACACTCGGGCTCTGGGTCGAGGAGAGTGATGCCCTCTATCCAGGCCAGGAAGGGCGTATCGAGATGTTGTCCACCTCCAGTATGAGCGGGTGTTATATCTCGCGCTATGTCGCTGACCTCCTTCGCCTCGAGACTGCTCAGCCGCTCGCACACTACACCTGCGAATTCTACGCGGCCACCCCAGCAGTGACCTGCAACGCGCACGGCGCGGGGCGCGCTTACTATCTCGCCACGAGACTCGATGGGAGGTTTTTAAATAAGTTTTATAAACTACTCCTTAGTGACTGTGGCATAAGGACGTTCGAGCTGCCCGAAGGGGTGTCGGTGTCAGTACGCCAAGGAAAGGATAAGTGCACCGTATTCGTCATGAATTTCAACAACGCGCCGCAGAGTGTAGCGCTCGAATCGCTCGGCTTGGAACCTGTGGAGGTAGGCCCCTACGGCGTAGAGGTGGCGACGGCTGCGCGCCAAACTACCTCCTCGTGAGGGCAATCAGCAGGTGATTATAAGGTGCCCCAGTATTTCAACACGTGTTGACAACGCGAACCAAAAACCCTATGCTACCCCAAAACAACCTGGCCGCGTCGGCTCACGAAAGGAGAGGCTATGTCACCTAACTGCTCTTCTTCCACACAAATGGGGAAGATAGCGCTGTGCGCTCTTTGAAGTTAGCCGCCTCGCTTGCGGCGTTCCTTACACTTACCGCCTGTACGAGCCTGGAGATGCCT
This window contains:
- a CDS encoding beta-galactosidase; translated protein: MSPRPHFPALLHGADYNAEQWLAYPEVLHDDLQLMKDAGVNCVSVGIFAWSMLEPEEGVFEFGWLDTLMDSLANEDIHVILATPSGARPAWLSERYPEVRQVDATGRRLPHAGRHNHCRTSPVYREKCGAINRLLASRYATHPALFMWHVSNEYGATPCHCELCYAAFRNWLRKRYGDLERLNHAWWTTFWSHRYRCWEEIRPVDPSIQGLMLDWQRFTSDQTLDFFLAESAPLRELTPKVPITTNFMQPDVGLDYWVFAPHVDVISWDSYPRWHQHGVSDAETAARTAFYHDLHRSYKKQPFMLMESTPSVTNWQGISRPKRPGLHRLASLQAVAHGSNSVQYFQWRQSRGGEEQFHGAVVTHQNTADTRVFREVAALGSTLQRLTDVLETNVEAQVAVIYDFQNEWALRWSQLPQNEAKDYQACCLEHYGALWRQGVATDILCADGELLRYRLVVAPMLYMLREGVAERLEAFVQGGGTLVMTHTTGLVDAGNLAFLGGFPKPLRRTLGLWVEESDALYPGQEGRIEMLSTSSMSGCYISRYVADLLRLETAQPLAHYTCEFYAATPAVTCNAHGAGRAYYLATRLDGRFLNKFYKLLLSDCGIRTFELPEGVSVSVRQGKDKCTVFVMNFNNAPQSVALESLGLEPVEVGPYGVEVATAARQTTSS